ACTATGATGATGGCAGCTACTTCTTTCAAAACCGCAACCGCAACAATATTTACGTGAACTTGCATAGTAACCCACACATCACCCTTTTGGGCATTATTGATTACATCGCTCAGCAAGTCGCTTACGTAACCGCCGGTGATTTCAGTATCCAATGTATTTTCGCCGCATCGGATTATTAGGCTTAATTTTTTAGTTAATTCTTTTAGTTTCATTTGTTTTCTTCT
The sequence above is drawn from the Bacteroidota bacterium genome and encodes:
- a CDS encoding DRTGG domain-containing protein, translating into MKLKELTKKLSLIIRCGENTLDTEITGGYVSDLLSDVINNAQKGDVWVTMQVHVNIVAVAVLKEVAAIIIVQGREPNEDTLKKAKEENIPILVSKLPAFQLVGKLYESGIGKT